A stretch of Methyloterricola oryzae DNA encodes these proteins:
- a CDS encoding sigma-54 interaction domain-containing protein, whose translation MDPSNTTAKPEQPTRFQNGKLLAFEDSRALSLSVRASALVFEDPESKRLLEQIERIAPSDATVLIIGETGTGKELVARHIHALSRRREGPFGALNCAALSESLIESELFGHERGAFTGALTNKDGWFETAHRGSLFLDEVGDLPLGLQAKLLRVLQEREVVKVGSRKPTPIDVRVIAATNVNLEEAVSAGHFRADLYYRFNVATIRLVPLRERPGDILPLAHHFLDIYSKRLDYREISLSDSATRLLFNYDWPGNIRELENAIHRALLVCPGSSLRAEDFKLTGVRSQQPLPTSHSATSALESALRQLCENNPPNLYELIEEALIRTAYEFCEQNQVQTAKLLDISRNVLRHRMAIYGMLSTPVRRPPEISLFPATSFNEQVA comes from the coding sequence ATGGACCCGAGCAATACGACAGCAAAGCCGGAACAGCCCACACGTTTTCAGAACGGAAAACTTCTGGCCTTTGAAGACTCGCGCGCCCTCTCTCTCTCTGTTCGAGCGAGCGCCCTCGTCTTTGAAGATCCTGAATCGAAACGGCTGCTAGAGCAGATCGAGCGCATCGCGCCGAGCGATGCTACGGTCCTCATCATTGGCGAAACGGGAACCGGCAAGGAACTGGTCGCCCGCCACATTCACGCTTTAAGCCGCCGCCGTGAAGGCCCGTTTGGCGCCCTGAATTGCGCAGCCTTGAGTGAAAGCCTGATCGAGAGCGAGTTGTTCGGACATGAGCGCGGCGCCTTCACCGGAGCGCTCACCAATAAGGACGGTTGGTTCGAGACAGCCCATCGAGGCAGTCTGTTTCTCGACGAGGTGGGCGATCTACCCCTGGGCCTCCAGGCTAAGCTGCTGCGTGTTCTCCAGGAACGGGAAGTCGTCAAGGTCGGGTCCCGTAAACCGACGCCAATCGATGTGCGCGTCATTGCCGCGACCAATGTCAATTTGGAAGAAGCCGTTTCTGCCGGACACTTCCGGGCCGACCTGTACTATCGATTCAACGTGGCCACCATTCGGTTGGTGCCACTTCGTGAGCGCCCAGGCGACATTCTGCCGTTGGCCCACCACTTCCTGGACATTTACAGTAAGCGCCTGGACTACCGGGAGATCAGCCTATCTGATAGCGCCACTCGATTGCTGTTCAATTATGACTGGCCGGGAAACATCCGGGAGTTGGAAAACGCCATTCACCGCGCATTGTTAGTTTGCCCTGGCTCGTCTTTGCGGGCCGAGGACTTCAAACTTACGGGGGTTCGGTCTCAGCAACCGCTCCCCACGAGTCACTCGGCTACATCGGCGCTCGAATCGGCTCTGCGGCAACTGTGTGAAAACAATCCGCCCAACTTGTATGAACTCATCGAAGAGGCCTTGATACGGACCGCCTATGAGTTCTGCGAGCAGAACCAAGTGCAGACAGCCAAGCTGCTCGACATCAGCCGAAATGTGCTTCGCCACCGGATGGCGATTTATGGGATGCTGTCAACGCCGGTCCGGCGGCCCCCTGAAATCAGCTTATTCCCCGCAACAAGCTTTAACGAACAAGTCGCTTGA
- the tatA gene encoding twin-arginine translocase TatA/TatE family subunit → MGIGVPELALLFLIVLVVFGTKRLRNIGGDLGGAIRSFRHAMKDDGDEAEAAVKHVSLNRVGVRQSDGAE, encoded by the coding sequence ATGGGTATAGGCGTTCCTGAACTTGCATTGCTTTTTCTAATCGTGCTCGTGGTTTTCGGTACCAAGCGGCTTCGAAATATCGGCGGTGATCTCGGCGGCGCAATCCGCAGCTTTCGCCATGCCATGAAGGACGATGGCGACGAGGCCGAGGCCGCCGTCAAGCACGTTTCACTGAATCGAGTCGGTGTTAGGCAGTCTGATGGCGCAGAATAG
- a CDS encoding multidrug efflux RND transporter permease subunit, whose amino-acid sequence MNLSRPFVLRPVGTSLLMVALLLLGLLAYRILPVSALPQVDYPTIQVVTFYSGASPDVMASTVTAPLERQFGQIPGLAQISSTSSGGASVIVLRFGLGLDIDVAEQDVQAAINSAGSYLPADLPAPPIYSKVNPADAPILSFAVTSDGLPLSQVQELVDTRLAQRISQISGVGLVRLSGGRRPAVRVRANPKILAAYGLSLEDLRAAIGTANVNQPKGMVESGSRTETINTNDQLHDASEYAGIIIAYRNGAPVRLNDVAQVVNDVENTDLAAWANRAPAILINVQKQPGTNVIEVADRIKALLPELRADLPSSVRIEPLSDRTENISASVRDVQHELLLSIVLVILVIFGFLKSARATAIPAIVVPLSLVGTFAVMYLADFSVNNLTLMALTIAAGFVVDDAIVVIENISRHLEQGESPLQATLKGSEQIGFTILSLTLSLVAVLIPLLFMGDVVGRLFREFAVTLAVAILISAAVSLTLTPMMCARLLRHGGIASEGAVMSAAAHIFDRVLDAYKRALDWVLLRQGPTLIFAALTLVMTVILYMWVPKGFFPIQDTGLIQVVTEAPANISFSAMAARQQDLASAVLQDPAVDRVSSFVGVDGVNTTLNSGRLLVALKPRPTRGDTIVEVNTRLRARLSEVPDIKAYLQPVQDLTIESRPSRAQYQFTLGGADSAELGHWSGLLKERLVAAPEFYEVASDLQENGARMHVEIDRSTASRLGVTLKAIDDTLYDAFGQRLVSTIFTQSNQYRVVLEANLSNPGPDTLGDLRVPSTSGTQVPLSALARIDERVGPLVLNRLDQFPAATLSFNLASGASLEQAVRAIERAKDEIGMPISIRTEFHGATSAFRDSLAGTLWLIVAAIVTVYIVLGVLYESYIHPLTILSTLPSAGIGALLALILAGSELGIVAIIGIILLIGIVKKNAIMMIDFALDAERIEGKSPHEAIVQACLLRFRPILMTTMAALLGSLPLMLGSGVGSELRHPLGLTMVGGLIVSQCLTLFTTPVIYLAFDRLKRRLFGIGTAALDAGV is encoded by the coding sequence GTGAACCTGTCGCGACCCTTTGTCCTGCGGCCTGTTGGCACCTCGTTGCTGATGGTTGCACTGTTACTGTTGGGCCTTTTGGCGTATCGAATTCTCCCGGTGTCGGCTTTGCCTCAGGTGGACTATCCCACGATTCAAGTAGTGACCTTCTACAGTGGTGCCAGTCCCGACGTCATGGCATCGACTGTGACGGCACCCTTGGAACGGCAGTTCGGTCAAATCCCGGGACTCGCACAGATATCATCGACCAGTTCCGGCGGCGCCTCCGTAATCGTACTGCGTTTCGGCTTGGGGCTTGATATTGATGTCGCCGAGCAGGACGTTCAGGCAGCGATCAATTCTGCCGGTAGCTATCTGCCTGCCGATCTGCCTGCGCCTCCGATTTACAGCAAGGTCAATCCGGCTGATGCGCCCATCCTGAGCTTTGCGGTTACCTCTGACGGTTTGCCTCTGTCTCAGGTACAAGAATTGGTCGACACGCGTCTGGCCCAGCGAATTTCTCAGATTTCAGGGGTAGGGCTGGTTAGGCTCAGTGGTGGCAGACGACCGGCGGTGCGGGTGCGTGCCAATCCGAAGATACTCGCGGCCTACGGCCTGAGCTTGGAAGACTTGCGCGCTGCCATCGGCACTGCCAACGTCAATCAGCCCAAGGGCATGGTCGAAAGTGGCAGCCGGACTGAAACGATAAATACCAATGATCAACTGCACGATGCTAGCGAATACGCCGGCATCATCATCGCTTATCGAAACGGGGCTCCGGTGCGGTTAAACGATGTTGCTCAAGTCGTAAACGATGTTGAAAATACCGATCTGGCAGCCTGGGCGAATCGGGCGCCTGCCATCTTGATCAACGTGCAAAAGCAGCCTGGTACGAACGTGATCGAGGTGGCGGACCGCATCAAGGCCTTGTTGCCGGAGCTTCGAGCCGACTTGCCATCTTCGGTTCGCATTGAACCGCTCAGCGACCGAACCGAGAACATAAGCGCTTCGGTGCGCGATGTTCAGCATGAACTGCTTCTGTCGATCGTTCTGGTCATTCTGGTGATCTTCGGATTTTTGAAGAGCGCTCGCGCTACGGCCATTCCTGCCATCGTCGTTCCACTTTCGTTGGTGGGCACGTTCGCCGTTATGTACTTGGCGGACTTCAGCGTCAATAACCTCACCCTCATGGCCTTGACCATCGCCGCTGGATTCGTGGTGGATGATGCCATTGTGGTTATCGAGAATATTTCACGGCATCTGGAACAGGGTGAATCGCCTTTGCAGGCTACCTTGAAGGGGTCGGAGCAGATCGGTTTCACCATTCTTTCCCTGACACTGTCGCTGGTCGCCGTGCTGATACCGTTGCTGTTTATGGGGGACGTGGTCGGGCGCTTGTTTCGCGAATTTGCGGTGACCCTGGCGGTGGCCATCCTGATTTCCGCTGCCGTTTCCCTCACCCTCACCCCGATGATGTGCGCCAGGCTCCTTCGCCATGGCGGGATCGCGAGCGAAGGCGCTGTGATGAGTGCAGCGGCGCATATCTTTGATCGCGTACTCGACGCTTACAAGAGGGCCCTGGACTGGGTGCTCTTGCGACAGGGTCCAACATTGATATTTGCCGCGCTGACCCTTGTCATGACGGTCATACTTTACATGTGGGTGCCAAAAGGGTTTTTTCCGATTCAGGATACGGGCTTGATCCAGGTCGTCACGGAAGCGCCGGCCAACATCTCGTTTTCCGCGATGGCGGCTCGGCAGCAAGACCTGGCATCCGCCGTTCTGCAGGATCCAGCTGTTGATAGAGTGTCCTCTTTTGTTGGGGTCGATGGAGTCAATACCACGCTCAACAGTGGTCGTCTTCTTGTGGCACTGAAGCCTCGGCCGACGCGTGGCGATACTATTGTCGAAGTCAATACGCGTCTTCGCGCGCGCCTATCAGAAGTGCCTGACATCAAGGCCTACTTGCAGCCGGTTCAGGATCTGACCATCGAGAGCCGGCCTAGCCGGGCTCAGTATCAATTTACCCTGGGTGGCGCAGATTCGGCAGAGCTGGGCCATTGGAGCGGCCTGCTGAAGGAGCGCCTTGTGGCCGCGCCGGAATTTTATGAGGTCGCCAGCGATCTTCAGGAGAATGGTGCGCGGATGCACGTGGAGATCGATCGGTCGACCGCGTCGAGGCTAGGAGTCACGCTAAAAGCCATCGACGACACATTGTACGACGCCTTCGGTCAGCGTCTTGTTTCGACAATCTTCACCCAGTCAAATCAATATCGCGTTGTACTCGAAGCAAATCTGTCCAATCCAGGACCTGACACTCTGGGGGACTTGCGCGTTCCATCCACGAGTGGCACGCAGGTTCCACTATCGGCCTTGGCTCGAATTGACGAGCGGGTTGGGCCCCTGGTTCTCAATCGGTTGGACCAGTTTCCTGCCGCTACGCTCTCATTCAACCTGGCATCGGGCGCGTCATTGGAGCAAGCGGTGCGAGCGATAGAAAGAGCCAAGGATGAGATTGGAATGCCGATTTCCATCCGCACCGAGTTCCACGGCGCAACCTCCGCGTTCCGAGACTCTCTGGCCGGAACTCTCTGGTTGATTGTGGCTGCGATCGTCACTGTCTATATCGTGCTGGGGGTCTTGTACGAGAGCTACATCCATCCGCTTACCATTTTGTCTACTCTGCCATCTGCGGGAATCGGCGCCCTTTTGGCGCTAATCCTGGCGGGATCGGAACTCGGAATCGTGGCGATCATCGGCATCATTCTGCTCATCGGAATCGTGAAGAAGAACGCCATCATGATGATCGACTTTGCCTTGGATGCTGAGCGTATAGAAGGCAAGAGCCCGCACGAGGCCATTGTTCAAGCGTGCTTGCTGCGCTTCCGGCCTATTCTAATGACGACCATGGCCGCGCTACTGGGCTCACTGCCTCTGATGCTTGGCTCTGGTGTCGGTTCGGAGTTGCGTCATCCCCTGGGATTGACCATGGTCGGGGGATTGATCGTCAGCCAGTGTCTTACCCTGTTCACAACCCCCGTGATTTACCTGGCGTTTGATCGCCTCAAGCGGCGCCTGTTCGGTATCGGTACGGCAGCCCTGGATGCCGGAGTTTGA
- a CDS encoding MdtA/MuxA family multidrug efflux RND transporter periplasmic adaptor subunit, which produces MSEKEVLTSDGAPSLTRRFRFAFGIAFLVTTVAIGFAFVPDRSGTGARADGTGQVKRGGSSGEVPISTAVAVRGNLPLHLDGLGTVTAINTVTIRSRVDGELLRVHFTEGQPVHKGELLAEIDPRPFEAQLAQAEGQLARDEALLDNARADLQRYQTLLLQDSISNQQVAGQAALVRQYEAAARVDKGQIAAIKLQLAYCRITSPVDGRAGLRLVDPGNVVKTNDANGLVVISQTQPIAAVFTLSEEKLPQVMRQLNEGSKLSVDAYDRKGTNLLAVGSLLAVDNQIDVTTGTVKLKALFPNADGVLFANQFVNVRMNLSPHRDVVLIPSAAVQRGSQGEFAYVVGGKSKVRLQLLKLGPSEGQRVAVLEGLDPGDEVVIEGSDRLRDGQSVRVVAASASGTASGTLVSASEPVAQSEQRSTKSKEHRQ; this is translated from the coding sequence ATGAGCGAAAAAGAAGTTTTGACGTCTGATGGCGCGCCGAGCCTCACCAGGCGATTCAGATTTGCCTTTGGAATTGCCTTCTTGGTTACAACCGTTGCAATAGGATTTGCGTTCGTCCCGGATCGATCTGGAACGGGTGCGCGCGCCGACGGAACAGGACAGGTAAAGCGCGGAGGATCTTCCGGCGAGGTGCCGATTAGCACCGCAGTTGCCGTTCGTGGCAATCTGCCACTGCACCTTGATGGCTTGGGCACGGTTACCGCAATCAATACCGTCACTATTCGTTCAAGGGTGGACGGGGAACTCCTGCGCGTACATTTCACTGAAGGACAACCGGTACACAAGGGCGAACTTCTAGCGGAAATTGATCCCCGTCCCTTCGAGGCACAGTTGGCCCAGGCAGAGGGCCAATTGGCTCGCGACGAAGCCTTGCTGGATAACGCAAGAGCCGACCTGCAGCGTTACCAAACCTTGCTGCTTCAGGATTCCATCTCGAATCAGCAGGTGGCTGGCCAGGCGGCGCTGGTGCGTCAGTATGAGGCCGCTGCGCGCGTGGATAAAGGACAGATTGCCGCCATCAAGTTGCAACTGGCCTATTGTCGGATCACTTCGCCCGTGGACGGCAGGGCCGGTCTGCGTTTGGTTGACCCAGGCAATGTCGTCAAGACAAACGACGCAAATGGACTGGTGGTCATCTCTCAAACGCAACCAATCGCCGCAGTTTTTACTTTGTCAGAAGAGAAGTTGCCGCAAGTCATGAGGCAACTTAATGAGGGTAGCAAGCTTAGCGTTGACGCTTATGATCGCAAGGGCACTAATCTTCTGGCGGTTGGAAGCCTGCTTGCTGTAGATAACCAGATTGATGTCACAACTGGCACGGTCAAGCTCAAGGCGTTGTTTCCCAATGCCGATGGTGTCTTGTTTGCCAATCAGTTCGTCAATGTGCGAATGAACTTGTCGCCGCACAGGGATGTTGTGCTGATACCAAGCGCTGCGGTCCAGCGTGGCTCGCAAGGTGAGTTTGCCTATGTGGTCGGTGGGAAAAGCAAAGTCAGGCTGCAGCTTCTAAAGCTAGGTCCTAGTGAAGGACAGCGCGTTGCAGTACTAGAGGGCCTGGATCCCGGCGACGAGGTGGTGATCGAAGGCAGCGATCGTCTGCGTGACGGACAGTCGGTGCGTGTAGTGGCGGCATCGGCCAGTGGAACAGCGAGCGGGACGTTGGTGTCAGCCAGCGAGCCAGTCGCTCAATCGGAACAGCGCAGCACCAAAAGCAAGGAGCATAGGCAGTGA